From Plectropomus leopardus isolate mb unplaced genomic scaffold, YSFRI_Pleo_2.0 unplaced_scaffold77037, whole genome shotgun sequence, one genomic window encodes:
- the LOC121940154 gene encoding zinc finger protein 318-like: VAKSSAQDGERGRVSGHEKRVSEEQNNESQKQKVLEEREKLKQEREIRMKKKEYLMKELERLRKQQGENTRMPRIMHETRMKHMKHTGNTQETHDKCPKHA; this comes from the exons GTGTGGCGAAGAGTTCAGCTCAGGACGGCGAGAGGGGACGAGTCAGCGGCCACGAGAAGAGAGTGTCGGAGGAGCAGAACAACGAGAGCCAGAAACAAAAG GttctggaggagagagagaagctgaAGCAGGAGCGAGAGATCAGGATGAAGAAGAAAGAATATCTGATGAAGGAGCTGGAGAGGCTCAGGAAGCAACAAGGTGAGAACACACGGATGCCGCGAATCATGCACGAAACACGCAtgaaacacatgaaacacacaggaaacacacaggaaacacacgACAAATGCCCGAAACACGCATGA